Proteins encoded in a region of the Zea mays cultivar B73 chromosome 2, Zm-B73-REFERENCE-NAM-5.0, whole genome shotgun sequence genome:
- the LOC100281253 gene encoding receptor protein kinase CLAVATA1 precursor, whose product MKKEEVASPAAATVVLLLLSSSLAAVSGQPQPQPQPGGSKQTAANNPRLQKAYVALQALKRAVTEDPKNLTRSWCGPDVCGYFGVYCAAAPDEPREQTVAGVDLNHGDLAGTLPEELGLLADLALLHLNSNRFAGTLPESLPKMRLLHELDVSNNRLSGGFPQHILCLPNVKYVDLRFNELRGPVPPALFDKPLDAVFLNDNAFDFELPDSLGNSPASVLVLANLRLRGCIPRSVGRMAGTLAELVALNSGLRSCLPQELGWLRELTVLDLSSNQLQGMLPESMAGMHSLQQLHVARNELWGHVPEGVCALPALRNFTYSYNYFCSEPSRCLDVRHVDDRQNCIAARPDQRPADQCLAFLHRPPVRCDDSGCFAPPPPHY is encoded by the coding sequence ATGAAGAAGGAGGAGGTGGCCTCgccggcggcggcgacggtggtcctgctgctcctgtcgtcgtcgTTGGCGGCCGTCTCCGGCCAGCcacagccgcagccgcagcccggGGGCAGCAAGCAGACGGCGGCGAACAACCCGCGGCTGCAGAAGGCGTACGTGGCGCTgcaggcgctgaagcgcgcggtgACGGAGGACCCCAAGAACCTGACGCGGAGCTGGTGCGGGCCGGACGTGTGCGGCTACTTCGGCGTGTACTGCGCGGCGGCGCCGGACGAGCCGCGGGAGCAGACGGTGGCCGGGGTGGACCTGAACCACGGCGACCTGGCGGGGACGCTCCCGGAGGAGCTGGGCCTGCTGGCGGACCTAGCGCTGCTGCACCTCAACTCGAACCGGTTCGCGGGGACGCTCCCGGAGTCCCTCCCCAAGATGCGGCTCCTGCACGAGCTGGACGTGAGCAACAACCGCCTCTCGGGCGGGTTCCCGCAGCACATCCTGTGCCTGCCAAATGTGAAGTACGTGGACCTGCGGTTCAACGAGCTGCGCGGGCCGGTGCCGCCGGCGCTCTTCGACAAGCCGCTGGACGCCGTCTTCCTCAACGACAACGCCTTCGACTTCGAGCTGCCGGACAGCCTGGGCAACTCGCCGGCGTCCGTGCTCGTGCTGGCCAACCTGCGCCTGCGCGGGTGCATCCCGCGCAGCGTGGGCCGCATGGCGGGCACGCTGGCCGAGCTGGTGGCGCTCAACTCGGGCCTCCGCTCCTGCCTCCCGCAGGAGCTGGGCTGGCTGCGCGAGCTCACCGTGCTGGACCTCAGCTCCAACCAGCTGCAGGGGATGCTGCCGGAGTCCATGGCCGGCATGCACAGCCTGCAGCAGCTCCACGTGGCGCGCAACGAGCTGTGGGGCCACGTCCCCGAGGGCGTCTGCGCGCTGCCCGCGCTCCGCAACTTCACCTACTCGTACAACTACTTCTGCTCCGAGCCAAGCCGCTGCCTCGACGTCCGCCACGTCGACGACCGCCAGAACTgcatcgccgcccgccccgaccagcGCCCCGCAGACCAGTGCCTCGCCTTCCTCCACCGCCCGCCCGTGCGCTGCGACGACAGCGGCTGCTTcgccccgccgccgccgcactACTAG